In Oryza brachyantha chromosome 2, ObraRS2, whole genome shotgun sequence, a single window of DNA contains:
- the LOC102722467 gene encoding GPI ethanolamine phosphate transferase 2 isoform X2, translating to MMESMPYTQSLLAGCKAAGYHAKAAPPTVTMPRLKAMVSGAIGGFLDVAFNFNTQAFLDDNIVDQLHMIGYKLVMLGDETWIKLFPKLFWRQDGVSSFYVKDTVEVDFNVSRHLEFEFAAKDWNVLILHYLGLDHVGHIGGRQSVLMPQKLKEMDDVIRRVHSSASGPEDNLERTLLVVVSDHGMTEGGNHGGSSYEETDSLALFIGHSVHSSYCSPYDQNEVLQVDLAPTLSILFGTPIPKNNIGVMLPELFNSLTDEQKMRTLELNSLQFLRLLQAQLPAFCFEDCINGKYGLGIDSFPESVEKKLCHLLSKAFDSHHPPQLHQGSNMKPIEAGYNRTAVDAYHEFLRYASEWLSHRATNKPFYLLIYAIALMIVSCIFLMGIVFCLLKGNSPSQFENYSKWISDNHWHLDEVFIIMGIFLYVSSLGSSSFVEEEQYTWHYLTSTLYLIFLIKTTQSMLRESSSAIARTKGKIRHENNFSCFTSCKLVPTKQHGYKLCTILIILVSGRILRAWHQGGVNWVHFPDISKSLAQADSSVVKALQIISVLAVVVLYSILLLLLRPSKMNILVVWLSHFFCGIMVVLHIWQSQINTSLPTNHSTTSIAQIFYVIASISLASTFVASPWIFPVCSMEAEPTTSGSNSESAIHLQGINHSMFLTGITYTAFWCLLQLLLQQPINAIPLLLIFVQIISSIIHFSLDKSLHKKWVQIVAMQLLGLSGHFGLGNTNNLASIDVAGAFIGISSYSTVLSGILMFIITYGSPLLLHLGMVVYTSVISTDGISTPHPLKWSCILDKMITLPCLIPLVINSIALTSYTIVLLLMRNHLFVWSVFSPKYLYVCAATVCTYAGVFVIAMTAVYTCSVFSYKERNYRDKSI from the exons ATGATGGAATCAATGCCCTACACTCAATCTCTGTTAGCTGGTTGCAAAGCAGCAGGTTATCATGCAAAGGCTGCACCTCCAACGGTCACAATGCCACGGCTAAAA GCAATGGTATCTGGGGCAATTGGAGGTTTTCTAGATGTAGCATTTAACTTTAATACTCAAGCCTTCTTGGATGACAATATTGTTG ATCAGCTTCACATGATTGGTTATAAGCTAGTGATGCTGGGAGATGAGACATGGATCAAATTGTTCCCAAAATTATTCTGGAGACAAGATGGTGTGAGCAGTTTTTAT GTGAAAGATACGGTTGAGGTTGATTTTAACGTTTCACGTCATCTGGAATTTGAGTTTGCTGCCAAAGACTGGAATGTCTTG ATTCTCCACTATTTAGGCTTAGATCATGTTGGCCACATAGGTGGCCGCCAAAG TGTTTTGATGCCCCAAAAGCTGAAGGAGATGGATGATGTGATTAGAAGAGTGCACAGTTCTGCATCAGGCCCTGAAGATAATTTGGAGAGAACACTTCTG GTTGTGGTTAGTGATCATGGCATGACTGAAGGTGGTAACCATGGAGGATCCTCTTATGAAGAGACTGACTCCCTTGCCCTTTTTATAGGACACAGTGTTCATAGTTCATATTGTTCACCTTACGATCAGAATGAAGTGCTTCAG GTGGACCTTGCACCAACACTCTCTATCCTCTTTGGGACACCAATTCCAAAGAACAACATAGGTGTCATGCTTCCAGAGCTTTTTAATTCTTTGACAG ATGAGCAAAAAATGCGGACCTTAGAGCTGAACTCATTGCAATTCTTAAGATTGTTGCAAGCACAGTTACCTGCTTTCTGCTTTGAAGATTGCATTAATGGAAAGTATGGTTTAGGAATTGATAGTTTTCCTGAATCTGTTGAGAAGAAGTTGTGCCATTTGCTTTCTAAAGCTTTTGATTCCCACCACCCTCCACAACTTCACCAAGGATCTAATATGAA GCCCATTGAAGCTGGCTACAACAGGACTGCTGTCGATGCCTACCATGAATTCTTAAGATATGCGAGTGAGTGGTTATCTCACAGAGCGACCAAT AAACCATTCTATTTACTTATCTATGCGATCGCATTGATGAttgtttcatgcatttttctcATGGGGATTGTCTTTTGCCTACTTAAGGGAAACTCTCCGAGTCAGTTTGAAAACTATTCTAAGTGGATTTCAGATAATCATTGGCACCTTGATGAAGTGTTCATTATCATGGGGATTTTTCTTTATGTCAGCAGTCTTGGATCAAGCTCTTTTGTGGAAGAAGAACAGTATACATGGCACTATCTCACTTCTACtctgtatttaatatttctcaTCAAGACAACACAATCAATGCTGAGAGAATCAAGTTCAGCAATAGCACGAACAAAAGGGAAGATTCGTCATGAGAATAACTTCTCTTGTTTTACTAGCTGCAAATTAGTCCCCACTAAGCAACATGGTTACAAGTTATGCACTATCCTTATCATTCTTGTTTCTGGGAGAATTCTAAGAGCTTGGCATCAAGGTGGGGTTAACTGGGTTCACTTTCCTGACATCTCAAAGTCATTGGCCCAAGCTGATTCATCTGTTGTGAAGGCTCTTCAAATAATCTCAGTTCTTGCAGTTGTGGTATTATATTCAATTTTGCTCCTATTACTGAGACCAAGTAAAATGAATATTCTAGTAGTATGGTTGAGCCACTTTTTTTGTGGAATTATGGTTGTGCTCCATATCTGGCAAAGTCAGATCAATACTTCACTCCCGACCAACCATAGCACAACATCGATAGCTCAGATATTTTATGTCATCGCAAGTATTTCACTAGCATCCACTTTTGTGGCATCACCTTGGATATTTCCAGTATGTTCTATGGAAGCAGAACCAACAACCTCTGGCTCGAATTCTGAATCGGCAATACATCTGCAGGGCATAAATCATTCTATGTTCCTGACTGGAATAACATACACAGCTTTCTGGTGCCTTCTGCAATTGCTTCTGCAGCAACCCATAAATGCAATACCTCTTTTGCTCATTTTCGTGCAAATAATCTCTAGTATAATCCATTTTTCTCTGGATAAGTCATTGCATAAGAAATGGGTACAG ATTGTCGCGATGCAATTATTAGGATTGTCTGGTCATTTTGGTCTTGGAAACACAAATAACCTCGCCAGCATTGATGTTGCTGGAGCTTTCATT GGTATTTCAAGTTACTCGACAGTTCTTTCTGGCATACTGATGTTCATAATTACATATGGATCACCTCTTCTATTGCACCTTGGGATGGTGGTTTATACATCGGTGATAAGTACTGATGGTATCTCTACTCCACATCCATTAAAATGGAGCTGTATTTTGGACAAAATGATCACGTTGCCCTGTTTGATTCCTTTGGTCATTAATTCTATTGCCTTGACATCGTACACCATTGTTTTGCTGCTCATGAGGAACCACTTGTTTGTTTGGAGCGTATTTTCACCAAA GTACCTTTATGTTTGCGCAGCGACAGTGTGCACTTATGCTGGAGTTTTCGTTATAGCCATGACAGCAGTTTACACTTGCTCTGTTTTTTCGTACAAGGAGAGAAACTACAGGGATAAATCCATATAA
- the LOC102712504 gene encoding uncharacterized protein LOC102712504 isoform X1, translating into MEPASSSSSSPQVAGRRVPEVAAELRLRKRTLETVLEQCQRALEMMREADLGIAEEEEEEEEEGAGAEVANPEEVGGSRAAGEGCDEGAPPSSPPSDADYETDELCDLLKSRVASPEFLEKLDNIHKSVYQNGAVDETISWDIISSADIWDDKGMNISDDSEDGYVLIKQEDIVDGIASFMAAYLLSLKQTKDLTPNQLQQALSKTFSTKKRKGKLQKAWDGTKVIYNIASWSATAIGIYQNPAILKAATAAFWTSCRVASKFL; encoded by the exons ATGGagcccgcctcctcctcgtcgtcgtcgccgcaggtggcggggaggagggtgccGGAGGTTGCGGCGGAGCTGAGGCTGCGGAAGAGGACGCTGGAGACGGTGCTGGAGCAGTGCCAGCGCGCGCTCGAGATGATGCGCGAGGCCGATCTGGGcatcgccgaggaggaggaggaggaggaggaggagggcgccggcgccgaggtgGCGAATCCGGAGGAGGTGGGGGGCAGCCGCGCTGCCGGCGAAGGGTGTGACGAgggtgcgccgccgtcgtctccgccGTCGGATGCTGACTACGAGACGGACGAG TTGTGTGATCTTCTCAAATCAAGGGTTGCATCGCCTGAATTTCTCGAAAAACTAGACAATATTCATAAGTCGGTATATCAAAATGGTGCAG TAGATGAAACTATATCCTGGGATATTATAAGTTCAGCAGATATATGGGACGACAAGGGCATGAACATAAGTGATGATTCAGAGGATGGATATGTTCTCATTAAACAAGAGGACATAGTTGACGGGATCGCAAGCTTCATGGCTGCATACTTGCTGTCACTGAAACAAACTAAG GACTTGACACCTAATCAACTTCAACAAG CTCTTAGCAAGACCTTTTCAACTAAGAAGAGAAAAGGCAAGCTTCAGAAGGCATGGGATGGAACAaaagttatttataatatagcATCATGGAGTGCAACAGCTATTGG TATCTACCAGAATCCAGCAATTCTAAAAGCAGCGACGGCTGCCTTTTGGACTTCCTGCCGTGTAGCATCCAAGTTTCTGTGA
- the LOC102712504 gene encoding uncharacterized protein LOC102712504 isoform X2: MEPASSSSSSPQVAGRRVPEVAAELRLRKRTLETVLEQCQRALEMMREADLGIAEEEEEEEEEGAGAEVANPEEVGGSRAAGEGCDEGAPPSSPPSDADYETDELCDLLKSRVASPEFLEKLDNIHKSVYQNGADETISWDIISSADIWDDKGMNISDDSEDGYVLIKQEDIVDGIASFMAAYLLSLKQTKDLTPNQLQQALSKTFSTKKRKGKLQKAWDGTKVIYNIASWSATAIGIYQNPAILKAATAAFWTSCRVASKFL, encoded by the exons ATGGagcccgcctcctcctcgtcgtcgtcgccgcaggtggcggggaggagggtgccGGAGGTTGCGGCGGAGCTGAGGCTGCGGAAGAGGACGCTGGAGACGGTGCTGGAGCAGTGCCAGCGCGCGCTCGAGATGATGCGCGAGGCCGATCTGGGcatcgccgaggaggaggaggaggaggaggaggagggcgccggcgccgaggtgGCGAATCCGGAGGAGGTGGGGGGCAGCCGCGCTGCCGGCGAAGGGTGTGACGAgggtgcgccgccgtcgtctccgccGTCGGATGCTGACTACGAGACGGACGAG TTGTGTGATCTTCTCAAATCAAGGGTTGCATCGCCTGAATTTCTCGAAAAACTAGACAATATTCATAAGTCGGTATATCAAAATGGTGCAG ATGAAACTATATCCTGGGATATTATAAGTTCAGCAGATATATGGGACGACAAGGGCATGAACATAAGTGATGATTCAGAGGATGGATATGTTCTCATTAAACAAGAGGACATAGTTGACGGGATCGCAAGCTTCATGGCTGCATACTTGCTGTCACTGAAACAAACTAAG GACTTGACACCTAATCAACTTCAACAAG CTCTTAGCAAGACCTTTTCAACTAAGAAGAGAAAAGGCAAGCTTCAGAAGGCATGGGATGGAACAaaagttatttataatatagcATCATGGAGTGCAACAGCTATTGG TATCTACCAGAATCCAGCAATTCTAAAAGCAGCGACGGCTGCCTTTTGGACTTCCTGCCGTGTAGCATCCAAGTTTCTGTGA
- the LOC102722467 gene encoding GPI ethanolamine phosphate transferase 2 isoform X1 — protein MAGGGASPSCTAVAGWTVAAVLLQVVGLCMFLYGFFPVKPTLPGFSGAESYRMPSCGPAGGGEEPALPPDQLRSLYRELSEVPPVYDRLVLMVIDGLPAEFVLGRGGKPPSKEMMESMPYTQSLLAGCKAAGYHAKAAPPTVTMPRLKAMVSGAIGGFLDVAFNFNTQAFLDDNIVDQLHMIGYKLVMLGDETWIKLFPKLFWRQDGVSSFYVKDTVEVDFNVSRHLEFEFAAKDWNVLILHYLGLDHVGHIGGRQSVLMPQKLKEMDDVIRRVHSSASGPEDNLERTLLVVVSDHGMTEGGNHGGSSYEETDSLALFIGHSVHSSYCSPYDQNEVLQVDLAPTLSILFGTPIPKNNIGVMLPELFNSLTDEQKMRTLELNSLQFLRLLQAQLPAFCFEDCINGKYGLGIDSFPESVEKKLCHLLSKAFDSHHPPQLHQGSNMKPIEAGYNRTAVDAYHEFLRYASEWLSHRATNKPFYLLIYAIALMIVSCIFLMGIVFCLLKGNSPSQFENYSKWISDNHWHLDEVFIIMGIFLYVSSLGSSSFVEEEQYTWHYLTSTLYLIFLIKTTQSMLRESSSAIARTKGKIRHENNFSCFTSCKLVPTKQHGYKLCTILIILVSGRILRAWHQGGVNWVHFPDISKSLAQADSSVVKALQIISVLAVVVLYSILLLLLRPSKMNILVVWLSHFFCGIMVVLHIWQSQINTSLPTNHSTTSIAQIFYVIASISLASTFVASPWIFPVCSMEAEPTTSGSNSESAIHLQGINHSMFLTGITYTAFWCLLQLLLQQPINAIPLLLIFVQIISSIIHFSLDKSLHKKWVQIVAMQLLGLSGHFGLGNTNNLASIDVAGAFIGISSYSTVLSGILMFIITYGSPLLLHLGMVVYTSVISTDGISTPHPLKWSCILDKMITLPCLIPLVINSIALTSYTIVLLLMRNHLFVWSVFSPKYLYVCAATVCTYAGVFVIAMTAVYTCSVFSYKERNYRDKSI, from the exons atggccggcggcggcgcctccccTTCATGCACTGCCGTCGCCGGTTGGACCGTGGCCGCGGTGCTGCTGCAGGTGGTTGGCCTCTGTATGTTTCTCTACGGCTTCTTCCCCGTCAAGCCCACGCTGCCCGGGTTCAG TGGGGCGGAGAGCTACCGGATGCCATCGTGTGGTCCCGCCGGTGGTGGGGAGGAACCAGCGCTTCCCCCGGATCAGCTCAGATCTCTGTACAGG GAACTTTCCGAGGTCCCTCCTGTGTACGATCGTTTGGTGCTGATG GTAATAGATGGGCTACCTGCTGAATTCGTATTGGGGAGAGGGGGGAAACCTCCAAGCAAAGAAATGATGGAATCAATGCCCTACACTCAATCTCTGTTAGCTGGTTGCAAAGCAGCAGGTTATCATGCAAAGGCTGCACCTCCAACGGTCACAATGCCACGGCTAAAA GCAATGGTATCTGGGGCAATTGGAGGTTTTCTAGATGTAGCATTTAACTTTAATACTCAAGCCTTCTTGGATGACAATATTGTTG ATCAGCTTCACATGATTGGTTATAAGCTAGTGATGCTGGGAGATGAGACATGGATCAAATTGTTCCCAAAATTATTCTGGAGACAAGATGGTGTGAGCAGTTTTTAT GTGAAAGATACGGTTGAGGTTGATTTTAACGTTTCACGTCATCTGGAATTTGAGTTTGCTGCCAAAGACTGGAATGTCTTG ATTCTCCACTATTTAGGCTTAGATCATGTTGGCCACATAGGTGGCCGCCAAAG TGTTTTGATGCCCCAAAAGCTGAAGGAGATGGATGATGTGATTAGAAGAGTGCACAGTTCTGCATCAGGCCCTGAAGATAATTTGGAGAGAACACTTCTG GTTGTGGTTAGTGATCATGGCATGACTGAAGGTGGTAACCATGGAGGATCCTCTTATGAAGAGACTGACTCCCTTGCCCTTTTTATAGGACACAGTGTTCATAGTTCATATTGTTCACCTTACGATCAGAATGAAGTGCTTCAG GTGGACCTTGCACCAACACTCTCTATCCTCTTTGGGACACCAATTCCAAAGAACAACATAGGTGTCATGCTTCCAGAGCTTTTTAATTCTTTGACAG ATGAGCAAAAAATGCGGACCTTAGAGCTGAACTCATTGCAATTCTTAAGATTGTTGCAAGCACAGTTACCTGCTTTCTGCTTTGAAGATTGCATTAATGGAAAGTATGGTTTAGGAATTGATAGTTTTCCTGAATCTGTTGAGAAGAAGTTGTGCCATTTGCTTTCTAAAGCTTTTGATTCCCACCACCCTCCACAACTTCACCAAGGATCTAATATGAA GCCCATTGAAGCTGGCTACAACAGGACTGCTGTCGATGCCTACCATGAATTCTTAAGATATGCGAGTGAGTGGTTATCTCACAGAGCGACCAAT AAACCATTCTATTTACTTATCTATGCGATCGCATTGATGAttgtttcatgcatttttctcATGGGGATTGTCTTTTGCCTACTTAAGGGAAACTCTCCGAGTCAGTTTGAAAACTATTCTAAGTGGATTTCAGATAATCATTGGCACCTTGATGAAGTGTTCATTATCATGGGGATTTTTCTTTATGTCAGCAGTCTTGGATCAAGCTCTTTTGTGGAAGAAGAACAGTATACATGGCACTATCTCACTTCTACtctgtatttaatatttctcaTCAAGACAACACAATCAATGCTGAGAGAATCAAGTTCAGCAATAGCACGAACAAAAGGGAAGATTCGTCATGAGAATAACTTCTCTTGTTTTACTAGCTGCAAATTAGTCCCCACTAAGCAACATGGTTACAAGTTATGCACTATCCTTATCATTCTTGTTTCTGGGAGAATTCTAAGAGCTTGGCATCAAGGTGGGGTTAACTGGGTTCACTTTCCTGACATCTCAAAGTCATTGGCCCAAGCTGATTCATCTGTTGTGAAGGCTCTTCAAATAATCTCAGTTCTTGCAGTTGTGGTATTATATTCAATTTTGCTCCTATTACTGAGACCAAGTAAAATGAATATTCTAGTAGTATGGTTGAGCCACTTTTTTTGTGGAATTATGGTTGTGCTCCATATCTGGCAAAGTCAGATCAATACTTCACTCCCGACCAACCATAGCACAACATCGATAGCTCAGATATTTTATGTCATCGCAAGTATTTCACTAGCATCCACTTTTGTGGCATCACCTTGGATATTTCCAGTATGTTCTATGGAAGCAGAACCAACAACCTCTGGCTCGAATTCTGAATCGGCAATACATCTGCAGGGCATAAATCATTCTATGTTCCTGACTGGAATAACATACACAGCTTTCTGGTGCCTTCTGCAATTGCTTCTGCAGCAACCCATAAATGCAATACCTCTTTTGCTCATTTTCGTGCAAATAATCTCTAGTATAATCCATTTTTCTCTGGATAAGTCATTGCATAAGAAATGGGTACAG ATTGTCGCGATGCAATTATTAGGATTGTCTGGTCATTTTGGTCTTGGAAACACAAATAACCTCGCCAGCATTGATGTTGCTGGAGCTTTCATT GGTATTTCAAGTTACTCGACAGTTCTTTCTGGCATACTGATGTTCATAATTACATATGGATCACCTCTTCTATTGCACCTTGGGATGGTGGTTTATACATCGGTGATAAGTACTGATGGTATCTCTACTCCACATCCATTAAAATGGAGCTGTATTTTGGACAAAATGATCACGTTGCCCTGTTTGATTCCTTTGGTCATTAATTCTATTGCCTTGACATCGTACACCATTGTTTTGCTGCTCATGAGGAACCACTTGTTTGTTTGGAGCGTATTTTCACCAAA GTACCTTTATGTTTGCGCAGCGACAGTGTGCACTTATGCTGGAGTTTTCGTTATAGCCATGACAGCAGTTTACACTTGCTCTGTTTTTTCGTACAAGGAGAGAAACTACAGGGATAAATCCATATAA